One Cedecea neteri DNA segment encodes these proteins:
- a CDS encoding DUF1294 domain-containing protein encodes MTLNPFCYFLLLLTAAGSIFIPYSLIMWFVLVNVLTLLVYGGDKLAAIKGWQRVPEATLLLFGLTGGWPGAILAQQSFRHKTLKQPFRRWFFITVIINLIAVFAIVYEFYLPR; translated from the coding sequence ATGACGCTTAACCCTTTCTGCTATTTTCTGCTGCTGCTTACCGCGGCGGGCAGCATTTTTATTCCTTACTCATTGATCATGTGGTTTGTACTGGTGAATGTACTCACTCTGCTGGTTTACGGCGGTGACAAACTGGCTGCGATAAAAGGCTGGCAGCGTGTGCCGGAGGCAACATTGCTTCTCTTTGGGCTGACAGGCGGCTGGCCCGGGGCAATTCTGGCCCAGCAAAGTTTTCGCCATAAAACACTGAAGCAGCCGTTCAGACGCTGGTTTTTTATTACCGTGATAATAAATTTAATTGCTGTCTTTGCCATTGTATATGAATTTTATTTACCCAGGTAA
- a CDS encoding fimbria/pilus periplasmic chaperone translates to MTILNQFGMINYTVKRKGSYLPAFLSLCLFSPVVLANNVEGGAASNVDVQQFSVKLGANRIIYDPAKSGAMLSVVNSQNYPMLVQTDIFLEDKTTKAPFTVTPPLFRLDGGQTSRLRLIRTGGDYATDRESLHWVCVKGIPPKADDLWAKDEKGSDESKVTSFSVKFSVNSCIKMFIRPAGVKGKPDDAAAALKWQKSGDKLKVTNGSPFYINLSQLTVGGKEVKDKRYIAPLSSETFTLPAGGNGTVEWKVINDFGGESVLYREKN, encoded by the coding sequence ATGACTATTTTAAATCAATTTGGAATGATTAATTATACGGTGAAAAGAAAAGGGAGTTATCTTCCCGCGTTTTTATCACTTTGTTTATTTAGTCCTGTTGTGTTGGCAAATAATGTAGAAGGTGGTGCGGCAAGTAATGTCGATGTTCAGCAGTTTTCCGTCAAGCTAGGAGCAAATCGTATTATTTACGATCCGGCAAAGTCCGGGGCCATGCTTTCCGTTGTGAATTCACAAAATTATCCGATGCTGGTGCAGACGGATATTTTTCTTGAAGATAAAACCACCAAAGCGCCTTTCACGGTCACGCCTCCGCTTTTCCGCCTGGACGGCGGGCAGACCTCGCGCCTCCGTCTCATCCGTACCGGCGGTGATTACGCCACAGACCGCGAGTCGCTGCACTGGGTTTGCGTAAAAGGTATTCCACCTAAGGCAGACGATCTCTGGGCGAAGGACGAGAAAGGAAGCGATGAGTCAAAAGTAACCTCTTTTAGCGTCAAATTCTCGGTCAATAGCTGCATCAAAATGTTTATCCGCCCGGCAGGGGTAAAAGGCAAACCTGATGATGCCGCTGCAGCGCTTAAATGGCAGAAGTCGGGCGATAAGCTGAAGGTAACCAACGGCTCGCCGTTTTATATCAACCTCAGCCAGCTCACGGTAGGCGGAAAAGAGGTGAAAGACAAGCGCTACATTGCGCCACTATCTTCTGAAACATTTACATTGCCAGCGGGCGGTAATGGCACCGTGGAATGGAAAGTTATCAACGATTTCGGCGGCGAGAGCGTTCTGTACAGGGAGAAAAACTGA
- a CDS encoding fimbria/pilus outer membrane usher protein has translation MYSPLTRPHLSRVFKRTALACVCLSALPGSLQARTWSFDTTALGQDVDVSVFEQGGQLPGIYPVEILVNGVRQDIRNMDFRLAKDSDGNNRLRTCLTRTQLMQYGVKVKDWPGLFKGEETVFPENECATMSVIPYASEQFDFNRMELQISVPQIAMWPVVKGIAPEGRWDDGIPAFLLNYRTSIREMEYRNSGTSSTSGSAQLEPGLNLGAWRFRNLLSWQKTSGQDGKWERAYSRVERGLNDFKSRLTFGEYYTPSDVFDSVPFRGVMVGTDESMVPFSQRAFAPQVRGIARTRANIEVRQNGYLIYSTTVAPGEFELTDLAITGSGGDLEVTVLESDGNNQVFLVPWTTPAIAVRQGYLKYNVSVGEYHSSNSAVEQTPVGQLTAIYGLPLGLTVFGGGQFADHYQAASFGLGLSAGNYGAVSLNGIHARGQKKSQESTQGALWGLRYSKTLDTTNTGISFSHYRYTSPDYTTLSDVLNTWRKDGYSGYYSSGDSVKNRTSLTLSQSLGSIGSFSLSGTRNTYRNGKADQDYLSASFGSSWKGVSWSLSMTEQTVSRYGGGNRNHNRKEQQYGLWVNIPLSTFDMWASTQVQGGTGRDTSYVAGLNGRAFDRQLNWNLRQNITQGDSSAQSSSVDMDWSGAYGNIGGGYNYSKNSRQMNAQLSGGVIAHRNGVTFGQTLGTTTALVEAPGASGVAVNNWTGVRTDFRGFTTLGYLSPYQDNTVTLDPVSLPEDAEITQTDTRVTPTKGAVVPATFQTRIGGRALIALSQPGGKPVPFGAVVSLEGNENARATGVVGNESEVYMSGLPDKGSLLVQWGEGKQCRANYQLPKEKGLAGVYLSQSQCN, from the coding sequence ATGTACTCCCCCTTAACTCGCCCGCACCTTTCCCGCGTCTTTAAGAGAACAGCGCTGGCATGTGTTTGTTTATCTGCTCTGCCGGGTAGCCTGCAGGCACGAACGTGGTCTTTCGACACCACAGCGTTAGGCCAGGATGTTGATGTGTCCGTGTTCGAGCAGGGTGGGCAGCTACCGGGAATCTACCCGGTCGAGATTTTGGTTAACGGCGTGCGCCAGGATATCCGGAACATGGATTTTCGGTTAGCAAAAGATTCTGACGGCAACAACCGACTTCGCACCTGTCTGACGAGAACTCAACTGATGCAATACGGTGTGAAAGTGAAGGACTGGCCGGGGCTGTTTAAGGGGGAGGAGACGGTTTTTCCGGAGAATGAATGTGCCACGATGTCGGTCATTCCTTATGCTTCTGAGCAGTTTGATTTTAACCGAATGGAACTACAGATCTCTGTGCCTCAGATTGCGATGTGGCCGGTTGTGAAGGGGATCGCCCCGGAAGGACGATGGGACGACGGCATTCCCGCTTTCTTGCTCAATTACCGAACCAGCATTCGGGAAATGGAGTACCGAAATAGTGGTACATCAAGCACCTCTGGCTCTGCGCAGCTAGAGCCAGGCTTGAATCTGGGTGCTTGGCGCTTTCGAAACCTGCTGAGCTGGCAAAAAACAAGCGGCCAGGATGGTAAATGGGAACGAGCATATTCGCGCGTGGAACGTGGGCTGAATGACTTCAAGAGTCGCCTGACGTTCGGGGAGTATTATACCCCCTCAGATGTTTTCGACAGCGTGCCGTTTCGAGGCGTGATGGTCGGTACGGATGAAAGTATGGTGCCATTCAGCCAACGTGCATTTGCCCCACAGGTCAGAGGTATTGCCCGAACCAGGGCAAATATTGAGGTGCGCCAGAATGGCTATCTTATCTACAGCACCACGGTGGCACCCGGCGAGTTCGAACTAACGGATCTGGCAATTACCGGCTCTGGAGGGGACCTGGAGGTGACGGTGCTGGAGTCCGACGGCAATAACCAGGTCTTCTTGGTACCCTGGACGACACCGGCCATTGCCGTGCGGCAGGGCTACTTAAAATATAACGTTTCTGTGGGTGAATATCATTCGTCAAACTCGGCTGTGGAACAGACCCCAGTCGGCCAGTTGACGGCGATATACGGTTTGCCGCTGGGCCTGACAGTGTTCGGTGGCGGGCAGTTTGCCGACCATTATCAGGCGGCATCTTTTGGGCTTGGGCTTTCTGCCGGAAACTATGGTGCCGTTTCGCTGAATGGTATTCATGCCCGCGGGCAGAAAAAATCGCAGGAATCCACTCAGGGGGCTCTTTGGGGGCTGCGCTACAGCAAAACGCTGGACACGACAAACACCGGCATTTCATTTTCTCATTATCGATACACTTCGCCTGACTACACAACGCTTTCAGACGTTCTGAATACCTGGAGAAAAGACGGTTACAGTGGATACTATTCCAGCGGGGACTCGGTGAAGAACCGGACTAGCCTGACGCTCAGCCAGTCACTTGGCAGCATTGGCAGTTTCAGCCTCAGCGGGACGCGCAATACCTACCGAAACGGCAAGGCGGATCAGGACTATCTTTCTGCATCTTTTGGCTCTTCATGGAAAGGTGTTTCCTGGTCTCTTAGCATGACGGAGCAAACCGTATCGCGTTATGGCGGCGGCAACCGTAATCACAATCGCAAGGAACAGCAATATGGGCTGTGGGTGAATATCCCTCTTTCTACCTTCGACATGTGGGCATCTACTCAGGTACAGGGTGGAACCGGGCGCGACACCAGCTATGTGGCTGGCCTGAACGGACGTGCATTTGACCGCCAGCTGAACTGGAACCTGCGTCAGAATATTACCCAGGGCGATTCTTCTGCCCAAAGCAGCAGCGTGGATATGGACTGGAGCGGCGCTTACGGCAATATCGGCGGTGGCTATAACTACAGCAAAAATTCCCGACAAATGAACGCCCAGCTCAGCGGTGGTGTCATTGCCCATCGCAATGGCGTGACGTTTGGGCAAACGTTAGGTACCACCACTGCACTGGTCGAAGCGCCGGGTGCCAGCGGCGTGGCTGTGAATAACTGGACGGGCGTCAGAACAGATTTCCGCGGTTTCACCACGCTGGGTTATCTCTCGCCCTACCAGGATAACACCGTCACGCTGGATCCTGTCTCCCTGCCTGAGGATGCTGAAATTACGCAAACCGATACTCGCGTGACGCCGACAAAAGGTGCCGTAGTGCCCGCAACCTTCCAGACACGCATCGGCGGCCGAGCCTTGATTGCTTTGAGCCAGCCTGGTGGTAAGCCCGTACCGTTCGGCGCCGTTGTCAGTCTGGAGGGCAACGAAAACGCCAGAGCGACCGGTGTAGTGGGTAACGAGAGTGAAGTATATATGTCTGGTTTACCTGATAAAGGCTCGCTGCTGGTGCAGTGGGGAGAGGGGAAACAGTGCCGGGCAAACTATCAACTGCCGAAAGAGAAAGGTCTGGCGGGGGTTTATCTCAGCCAAAGCCAGTGCAACTGA
- a CDS encoding VasL domain-containing protein: MSEPINTENTRTLKINSHDPRGHQAFLQFSNDMHRWKIYSDDGNWWREREKDCNLLFQKFGYDLQTGLWYCLIACHRNSWKGVASGTQVFTSGFTKQHPPCWPPLAALDLRRQMIDDYCRYLTPLIYCLPLQTDNIPAMEQLLMSSGMLEALTTELQSSQGDAFRQLSLWLEMNIKMLQQQTQQLKAPAPAAPKPEPTIMHLQLPESRPLSWLNKFCWCATGAALAVCILILYQSTDNPEVLRMTNTFWKDNPLVTQWKKKQVIASKSAPANTTYEELISQLTAIEKRLLEAEQKKTAYMTISELKTAVYQLRETVHRQNTMVENQLNQIQLLKENNRQIPPAQLYVLSAKLEGLKSKFLLLKMEEGI; this comes from the coding sequence ATGAGCGAGCCCATTAATACCGAGAATACCCGCACTCTGAAAATCAATAGCCACGATCCTCGTGGTCATCAGGCTTTTCTCCAGTTCAGCAATGACATGCACCGCTGGAAGATCTATTCAGACGACGGAAACTGGTGGCGTGAACGGGAAAAGGACTGCAATCTGTTATTTCAGAAATTTGGCTATGATCTGCAAACTGGCTTGTGGTACTGCCTGATTGCCTGCCATCGAAATAGCTGGAAAGGCGTTGCCAGTGGAACCCAGGTGTTTACCAGCGGCTTTACCAAACAGCATCCCCCCTGTTGGCCCCCGCTGGCCGCGCTCGATCTGCGTCGCCAAATGATTGATGACTACTGCCGTTATTTGACACCTTTAATTTATTGTCTGCCTTTACAGACGGACAACATCCCGGCGATGGAGCAGTTACTGATGTCCTCGGGCATGTTAGAAGCCCTGACCACCGAGCTACAGTCATCCCAGGGAGATGCATTCCGGCAGCTCTCTTTATGGCTGGAAATGAACATCAAAATGCTGCAACAACAAACCCAGCAGCTCAAAGCACCCGCGCCGGCAGCCCCTAAGCCAGAACCCACAATAATGCACCTGCAGCTTCCAGAATCCCGGCCATTAAGCTGGCTCAATAAGTTTTGCTGGTGCGCCACTGGCGCGGCCCTTGCTGTTTGCATTTTAATCCTTTACCAAAGCACCGATAACCCCGAGGTGTTGCGGATGACCAACACGTTCTGGAAAGATAATCCGTTGGTCACCCAATGGAAAAAAAAGCAGGTGATTGCCAGTAAATCTGCGCCGGCGAACACTACCTATGAGGAGCTTATTTCACAACTTACAGCGATTGAAAAACGGCTTTTAGAAGCGGAACAAAAAAAAACGGCCTACATGACCATTTCAGAATTAAAAACAGCAGTCTATCAATTACGCGAAACCGTTCATCGGCAAAACACCATGGTAGAAAATCAGCTTAATCAGATCCAGTTATTAAAAGAGAACAATCGACAGATACCACCGGCGCAGCTGTACGTGCTTTCAGCCAAACTTGAAGGATTAAAAAGTAAATTTCTGCTATTAAAAATGGAGGAAGGGATTTAA
- the tssH gene encoding type VI secretion system ATPase TssH gives MNHYLKSVISKLNTDSRSALDAAVSHAASQQHTDVMPEHLLLAMIQQQSTLFEMLGLQTGLPVSQLFSALQHSLSQANKAPVPTPVFSTELVEWLMNGWMQASAQWGNDSLTPEALIASACSDSVKPLFTKQVQHALHCETDKINALLRASVPAHSPKNNDHGGAQTLLTKYTRNLSELAQNGSLDPVLGRESEIRQMVDILLRRRQNNPILTGEPGVGKTALAEGLALRIADGTVPPELRAMEVLTLDLGLLQAGASVKGEFENRLQALLKEITRASKPIILFIDEAHMLIGAGGQAGQNDAANLLKPALARGELRVIAATTWAEYKKYFEKDAALTRRFQVVKVAEPDIENATAMLRAMTPAMEQHHGVPVLENAIHAAVTLSNRYIAGRQMPDKCVSLLDTACARVAVSQTHEPKEIEAINVQLRAINSECEALKRENTAPKRLEALTRQTEDLQQKLEVLMQEWKEQSALVQQLLNSKDTAFITQARETLSTRHQQHAMVFECVDATCIADVVADWTGIPLGRMLEKEHQQIDALFDRLAGRVIGQDHALRQIAQQIRISRSGMSDPLKPMGVYMLAGPSGTGKTETSLALAELLFGGEESLVTINMSEYQEAHSVSGLKGSPPGYVGYGQGGILTEAVRRNPYSVVLLDEVEKAHPDVMELFYQIFDKGTIEDAEGQQINFRNTLIIMTSNLASGTLMATYDSGNTAPEVLCDAIRPEFERVFSPALMGRMTLTPYMPLSSDAMYNIIALKLERLCKRYQKATETTTLPGYSKRAINWISERCRVAQSGARDIDQVLNQHLLPLMAESALHSAPGTTFKIDVSKKILTLRTEKVTA, from the coding sequence ATGAACCATTATTTAAAGTCAGTTATCAGCAAACTTAATACCGATAGCCGAAGCGCACTCGATGCCGCAGTGAGTCATGCAGCATCCCAGCAGCATACGGATGTCATGCCAGAACACCTGCTGTTGGCCATGATTCAGCAGCAAAGTACATTATTTGAAATGTTAGGTTTGCAAACGGGTTTGCCCGTCAGCCAGCTGTTCAGCGCTCTGCAGCATTCGCTTTCACAGGCGAATAAAGCGCCAGTGCCCACGCCGGTATTTTCCACCGAACTGGTAGAGTGGTTAATGAATGGATGGATGCAGGCTAGTGCCCAATGGGGAAACGACTCACTTACGCCTGAAGCATTGATTGCCAGCGCGTGCAGCGACAGCGTCAAACCGCTGTTCACTAAACAAGTTCAGCATGCCCTGCACTGCGAAACGGACAAAATTAACGCCCTCCTTCGTGCTTCTGTGCCAGCTCATAGCCCAAAAAACAATGACCACGGCGGCGCACAGACTTTACTCACGAAATACACCCGCAATCTTAGCGAACTGGCTCAAAACGGCAGCCTGGACCCGGTGCTGGGGCGTGAGTCTGAAATCAGACAAATGGTTGATATCCTGCTGCGACGTCGGCAAAACAACCCGATTTTAACAGGTGAACCAGGGGTGGGTAAAACAGCTCTCGCCGAAGGTCTGGCGTTACGTATTGCAGACGGCACGGTGCCCCCTGAACTGAGAGCAATGGAAGTCCTAACCCTGGATCTAGGGTTGCTACAAGCCGGCGCCAGCGTAAAAGGTGAATTCGAAAACCGCCTTCAGGCGCTGCTGAAAGAAATCACGCGTGCATCAAAGCCCATTATTTTATTTATTGATGAAGCCCATATGCTGATCGGCGCCGGTGGCCAGGCGGGACAAAACGATGCTGCCAACCTCCTGAAACCAGCCCTGGCTCGCGGCGAATTGCGCGTCATTGCCGCCACGACCTGGGCTGAATATAAGAAGTATTTCGAAAAAGATGCCGCATTGACCCGCCGCTTCCAGGTCGTAAAAGTAGCCGAGCCGGATATCGAAAATGCCACAGCCATGCTTCGAGCCATGACTCCGGCGATGGAGCAGCACCACGGTGTCCCCGTCTTAGAAAACGCAATCCATGCGGCGGTGACGCTTTCAAATCGCTATATCGCCGGACGACAAATGCCAGACAAATGCGTCAGTTTGCTGGATACCGCCTGTGCCCGAGTCGCCGTTTCTCAAACCCACGAACCAAAAGAAATTGAAGCAATTAACGTCCAACTACGTGCAATTAACAGCGAGTGCGAAGCCCTGAAGCGAGAGAACACAGCGCCGAAACGCCTTGAAGCCTTAACGCGGCAAACAGAGGATTTACAACAAAAGCTTGAAGTCCTTATGCAGGAGTGGAAAGAACAAAGTGCCCTGGTTCAACAATTATTGAACAGCAAAGATACCGCATTCATTACCCAGGCTCGGGAGACATTATCGACCCGCCATCAGCAACATGCCATGGTGTTTGAATGCGTCGATGCAACCTGTATTGCAGATGTTGTCGCCGACTGGACCGGTATTCCGCTGGGGCGAATGCTGGAGAAAGAGCACCAGCAAATCGACGCCTTATTTGATCGTCTGGCGGGCAGGGTAATAGGTCAGGATCATGCTCTCAGGCAGATCGCGCAGCAGATACGCATCAGTCGCTCGGGCATGAGCGATCCACTCAAGCCCATGGGTGTCTATATGCTTGCGGGCCCCTCTGGTACTGGTAAAACCGAAACCTCGCTTGCGCTGGCTGAATTGCTGTTTGGCGGCGAGGAAAGTCTGGTGACAATCAATATGTCCGAATATCAGGAAGCACATTCAGTTTCCGGGCTGAAAGGATCCCCGCCAGGCTACGTGGGCTACGGCCAGGGCGGCATTCTTACCGAAGCCGTTCGCCGCAACCCTTACTCTGTTGTTTTGCTCGATGAAGTAGAAAAAGCACACCCGGACGTTATGGAACTGTTTTATCAAATCTTTGATAAAGGCACGATCGAGGATGCGGAAGGTCAGCAGATCAACTTCCGCAACACGCTCATTATTATGACATCCAACCTGGCCAGCGGGACGCTAATGGCGACCTATGATTCAGGGAATACCGCCCCGGAAGTGCTGTGTGATGCCATTCGACCGGAATTTGAGCGTGTATTTAGCCCGGCACTCATGGGGCGCATGACACTAACGCCATACATGCCACTCTCTTCTGATGCGATGTATAACATCATTGCTCTTAAACTGGAGCGTTTGTGCAAACGCTATCAGAAAGCAACTGAGACTACTACGCTACCGGGCTACAGCAAAAGAGCCATAAATTGGATTTCCGAACGCTGCCGTGTGGCTCAAAGTGGTGCACGCGATATCGATCAGGTATTAAATCAGCACCTGCTTCCACTGATGGCCGAGAGCGCATTACACAGCGCGCCGGGAACCACCTTTAAAATCGACGTCAGTAAAAAAATCCTCACCCTGCGCACTGAGAAGGTCACAGCATGA
- a CDS encoding type VI secretion system protein: protein MLKKLACFTGWLLVLCLSLLFSFTLGLWQDWRTSSILVFWLLMLLVTVLLWCVGHALVLVIKGKKGRRLFEKFRLSRREFVLKAHWKTGASIIKRARRQREKLPLFLLLGDRCGKSTLLASAGLPTFYNNADDTLIRPTRTLRWWFFRQLCVLDVSSNFLSGSPAVAQAWKRLVQWCTSMPAPAGVIIAIPVTSLLNADLSALHALIRQQRALLEPLVRRFGEQLPLHIVITQCDRFPGFSLWAQQLSDEQRLQPLGYTWSHPPHIDGQDEQILHPLFSALKLGMSHVRLSMGRSVELTATEDTTLLNFPEEFSRLEPALRYAVASLCEPNAYFRHTSLSSIWFCATEPLEENRSRRAGLFVHHLLANHLKDLGLRRGNQRWLERPHVRKICSATLALAALWIAVSAWLSFDYLKATESQSAPDGLAAFLAKDEQRHFLSPRYLPFFPLLEARRQKTEAHLLQTPSKKRQPEIALDAYQWQVLRAAPEEQRDLILSLADAVITWQQMRDGFTLDALQKNPPVKKALLQREYPRTLSPLSIMAIERHFMLSSDGEKWLLTARRLLESLLNHDPALQWLVAPGALLPPLQAAAWWPSLPDSIMLSGLWTLEGEKKLFGWISTLEKAVSHPLPILTQEKTRWPTQRQDAWRQYLIEVSAHLSHITPAKLARPHLVAMGQNKSSAMQFVHRTLNELQDIKAPQAQPWLQTLRQLQQLSTEANASTIVRRTTQIDRQVRQTLTDWLQGNRDSKMPDSAAPADRAWLHWQTVRNKAVKEAVSQGAPDAHLTRALFAKNENGDGNPITDLLPALTALQEHITPQNTDAGVNAVWLFYQNDAQRLAANAIHQSTCWLNAQWKRSVIWPLGKNNDTRGYEQQQALSQQLIGDFLRGPANAFLEKDKSGLSAVSFAGIHAPLTAEFIHLVRHGYPAEKLLDIQERESTRDEDQITALVTKVTALETEQNALSKKSWKLNISSMPATVPGGAQLVPIGTQLTLSCQNGEQKFTSMNFADTQSFSWQPGHCTDVSVSVMFPGFTVHHRLYGEDAWPTFIRRFTSGEALFQNSEFGDDADLLEQTGIKNLLVRFSLSDTYELETAWQAWYARAQNIDELNTQIADLAFRSEQHTSTPISALPGDIAQCN from the coding sequence ATGCTTAAAAAATTAGCTTGTTTTACTGGTTGGCTGTTGGTTCTGTGCTTGTCGCTGTTGTTTAGCTTTACCCTTGGCCTATGGCAAGACTGGCGCACATCCTCAATATTGGTCTTTTGGCTGTTGATGCTGCTCGTGACCGTTTTGTTATGGTGCGTTGGGCATGCTCTTGTTCTGGTTATAAAGGGTAAAAAAGGGCGCCGCCTCTTCGAAAAATTTCGCCTTTCCCGCCGTGAATTTGTGCTGAAAGCTCACTGGAAAACCGGGGCCAGTATTATCAAGCGGGCACGGCGCCAGCGAGAGAAGCTCCCTTTATTTCTCCTGCTGGGCGATCGCTGCGGAAAAAGCACGCTATTAGCCAGCGCCGGTTTGCCTACATTTTATAACAACGCCGATGACACCTTAATCAGACCGACAAGGACACTGCGCTGGTGGTTCTTCCGCCAACTCTGCGTATTGGACGTCTCCAGTAATTTTCTTTCCGGTTCTCCGGCTGTTGCTCAGGCATGGAAAAGACTGGTGCAATGGTGCACAAGCATGCCTGCCCCGGCGGGAGTGATTATTGCGATTCCGGTGACATCGCTGCTAAACGCGGATCTTAGCGCACTTCATGCACTTATCCGCCAGCAACGAGCACTTCTGGAGCCGCTTGTCCGTCGTTTTGGTGAACAGCTGCCACTCCATATTGTCATCACACAATGCGATCGCTTTCCCGGCTTCAGCCTTTGGGCTCAGCAACTCTCAGACGAGCAACGCCTACAGCCGTTAGGCTACACCTGGAGCCATCCCCCACATATCGATGGGCAAGATGAACAAATCCTGCACCCTCTATTTTCAGCGTTGAAGCTAGGGATGTCGCATGTTCGACTCAGCATGGGGCGGTCTGTCGAACTCACGGCAACTGAAGACACAACGCTGCTTAACTTCCCGGAGGAATTCTCGCGGTTGGAACCTGCGCTTCGTTATGCTGTGGCGTCATTATGCGAACCGAACGCGTACTTCAGGCATACCAGTCTCAGCAGCATATGGTTCTGTGCGACGGAACCGTTAGAAGAAAACCGCAGCCGCCGGGCGGGCCTTTTTGTTCATCATCTGCTGGCTAATCATTTAAAAGATCTTGGTCTCCGTCGGGGCAACCAGCGCTGGCTGGAGCGTCCGCACGTAAGAAAGATATGTTCCGCGACGCTTGCCCTTGCTGCCCTCTGGATAGCGGTCAGCGCATGGCTAAGTTTTGACTACTTAAAGGCAACGGAATCGCAATCTGCCCCTGACGGCCTGGCCGCATTTTTAGCCAAAGATGAGCAGCGACATTTTCTGTCACCTCGTTATCTGCCATTTTTCCCTTTACTTGAAGCAAGGCGACAGAAAACTGAAGCACACCTACTGCAAACGCCTTCAAAAAAACGCCAACCAGAGATCGCCCTGGATGCTTATCAATGGCAGGTATTGCGTGCGGCACCGGAGGAGCAGCGCGATCTTATCCTCTCTCTCGCCGATGCGGTGATTACCTGGCAGCAAATGCGGGATGGCTTTACGCTTGACGCGCTTCAAAAAAATCCGCCGGTAAAAAAAGCCTTACTGCAGCGAGAATATCCACGAACACTCTCCCCACTTTCCATTATGGCGATTGAGCGCCACTTCATGCTCAGCTCCGACGGGGAAAAGTGGCTGCTTACGGCCCGTCGTCTGCTGGAAAGTTTGCTAAATCACGATCCTGCCCTACAGTGGCTTGTTGCGCCAGGCGCTCTGCTTCCTCCGCTCCAGGCCGCTGCCTGGTGGCCATCGCTACCCGACTCGATAATGCTGTCAGGCCTCTGGACACTTGAAGGCGAAAAAAAGTTATTCGGCTGGATAAGCACCCTGGAAAAAGCAGTCTCTCATCCCCTGCCGATCCTCACGCAGGAGAAAACGCGCTGGCCAACACAGCGGCAGGATGCATGGCGACAATACCTGATTGAGGTGAGCGCCCATTTGTCTCACATCACGCCCGCAAAGCTAGCACGCCCCCATCTCGTGGCGATGGGGCAGAATAAAAGTTCAGCAATGCAATTTGTACACCGTACGCTGAACGAGCTTCAGGACATTAAAGCGCCTCAGGCGCAGCCCTGGCTGCAGACGCTTCGACAGCTTCAGCAACTGTCGACAGAGGCAAACGCAAGTACCATTGTACGCCGCACCACACAAATCGACAGGCAGGTTCGCCAGACTCTCACCGACTGGCTGCAAGGCAACAGGGATAGCAAAATGCCTGACAGCGCTGCGCCCGCCGACCGAGCATGGCTTCACTGGCAAACAGTTCGAAACAAAGCCGTCAAAGAAGCCGTATCACAAGGTGCCCCAGATGCACACTTGACCCGTGCTCTTTTTGCAAAAAATGAGAACGGCGACGGTAACCCTATAACCGATTTATTACCTGCACTCACTGCACTTCAGGAACATATAACCCCCCAAAATACTGACGCCGGAGTCAATGCCGTCTGGCTGTTTTATCAAAACGACGCTCAGCGTTTAGCGGCGAATGCTATCCACCAAAGTACCTGCTGGCTTAACGCGCAATGGAAGCGATCGGTTATTTGGCCCCTTGGGAAAAATAACGATACCCGTGGCTATGAACAACAACAGGCTTTGAGCCAGCAGTTGATAGGTGATTTTCTTCGCGGACCGGCCAATGCTTTTCTGGAAAAAGATAAAAGTGGTCTGAGTGCGGTGAGTTTTGCTGGCATACATGCCCCGCTGACGGCGGAGTTTATCCACCTCGTAAGGCACGGCTATCCGGCTGAAAAGCTGCTGGATATCCAGGAGCGAGAGTCAACGCGAGACGAAGACCAAATCACCGCATTAGTGACAAAAGTAACGGCCCTGGAAACCGAACAAAATGCGCTGTCGAAAAAAAGCTGGAAGCTCAATATCAGTAGCATGCCGGCTACCGTACCGGGTGGCGCACAGCTGGTACCAATCGGTACGCAGTTAACGCTGAGCTGCCAGAATGGCGAACAGAAATTTACCAGTATGAATTTTGCCGATACACAAAGCTTTAGCTGGCAGCCCGGCCATTGCACAGATGTTAGCGTCAGCGTCATGTTCCCAGGGTTTACCGTCCACCACCGCCTTTACGGTGAAGACGCCTGGCCGACCTTCATCCGCCGCTTTACCTCCGGGGAAGCATTATTCCAAAACAGTGAATTTGGCGACGATGCAGATTTGCTTGAGCAGACTGGTATCAAAAACCTGCTGGTTCGGTTTTCCCTCTCAGATACATACGAGCTTGAAACTGCCTGGCAGGCCTGGTACGCACGAGCGCAAAACATTGACGAACTCAACACGCAAATTGCCGACCTTGCATTTCGTTCAGAACAACACACTAGCACCCCTATTTCAGCGCTGCCCGGCGATATAGCGCAGTGTAATTAA